A window of the Polaribacter batillariae genome harbors these coding sequences:
- a CDS encoding helix-turn-helix domain-containing protein — protein sequence MALPKQIIVKESIKELKSLQKKSKALFIPRLRMLQVIKEHKEPLSKNALAKLVGVNHNSIQRWRTMYLNGGLKGLLAHKTTASAPFMFTKQEREKIYAKLSDPKSGIRGYKELLIWVEEEFGKTVKYNSLMVFCRNQFGTKIKVARKSHIKKDAKAVDAFKKTLVVSANKP from the coding sequence ATGGCATTACCAAAACAAATTATAGTAAAAGAGAGTATTAAAGAATTAAAATCATTACAAAAAAAGAGTAAAGCTTTATTTATTCCACGACTTAGAATGCTACAAGTCATTAAAGAACATAAAGAGCCACTATCTAAAAACGCTTTAGCTAAATTAGTTGGGGTAAATCATAACAGTATTCAAAGATGGCGAACGATGTATCTTAATGGTGGTTTAAAAGGATTACTTGCTCATAAGACCACAGCCTCTGCTCCCTTTATGTTTACCAAGCAAGAACGAGAGAAAATTTATGCTAAGCTAAGTGATCCCAAATCAGGTATTCGCGGTTATAAAGAATTGTTGATTTGGGTAGAAGAAGAATTTGGAAAAACAGTGAAATATAATAGTCTTATGGTATTCTGTCGTAATCAATTTGGTACCAAGATAAAAGTAGCTCGTAAATCACACATCAAAAAGGATGCTAAAGCTGTGGATGCTTTTAAAAAAACTTTGGTCGTATCTGCCAACAAGCCGTAA
- a CDS encoding VCBS repeat-containing protein: MKKITFYLLVVMLAYACKKDNTSKIKQILPINKKSEDLFTVLPPDKTGIFFLNELKENLNNNGLFYEYYYNGGGVAVADFNNDNLIDIYFVNSTTTNKLYLNVGNFQFNDVTTIANAGGGYGFGTGVTLVDINNDGLMDIYYCKSGKLKDPNKRRNELLVNLGVDSNGNPKFENQAQKYGLDIPNFTTQATFFDYDKDGDLDMFLLNHGIDTYDENNLKRLITQKSEHRGNRLYKNNNGKFIDATEEAQIINNMIGYGLGVGIADLNNDGWPDIYIGNDFSEKDFLYINNQNGTFREASLEAFKHISNFSMGNDIADINNDGLLDIMAVDMMAEDNFSQKTSMSGMAPEKFYKNTNLGLHHQYMYNTLQLNNGISKETNTPLFSEIGQIAGVSSTDWSWAPLFFDMNNDGNKDLFVSNGIKGDFRNNDFVNYRKAKQAEVIKNKSIEPKSYIADILSKMPSRKKKNYFYINNGDLTFKKIDIKQNLTNSNGAAYADFNNDGAIDIVVNNSSGISFIYKNNATSNNYLKVKLKGTKKNMNALGARIELYSKSNQQTIENHFTRGFQSAMADAIHFGLNKDDIVDSLKVIWPNNKVQIVKKIKPNQIITVSYQENNTKENFKKIQSKDLFVDITRECGVNFIHKENNFNDFKKETLLPHRMSQLGPALAVADVNGDGLEDFFVGGAKGYTSNLYIQDTSGKFSKNSSAFFKDKSHEDVGAIFFDADNDGDNDLYVISGGTEEKPNSNYYIDRFYENTGKGNFIKNSNAIPKILSSGLSVSASDFDNDGDIDLFVGARVKPGFYGQLVKSHLLENISSNGKIRFKDVTNHKIPEMIEHNMVTASTWADINKDGLKDLLIANEWGNIELFINKNGVFKNNSEQYGLSKHTGWWSSIEVNDIDNDGDLDIIAGNLGLNYKYKASFEKPFFMYINDFDDNNTDDIVLGYSQEDQVYPLRGRQCSSGQMPFIKKKFKTYESYGSATINDIYGEKLKESLKYTATFFASALLENKGDTFNFQAFENRAQLSSVNKILIDDFNKDKNKDILLLGNMYGSEVETPRNDASYGFLLQGNNSNKFKSIPNNLSNLWADGDIKNAEFISINNSKSIIIARNNGRLSIIKIQ, from the coding sequence ATGAAAAAAATAACATTTTATTTATTAGTTGTTATGTTGGCTTATGCTTGTAAAAAAGATAATACTTCTAAAATAAAACAAATTTTACCTATAAATAAAAAATCAGAAGACCTTTTTACTGTTCTTCCTCCCGATAAAACAGGTATTTTCTTTTTAAATGAACTTAAAGAAAATTTAAATAATAACGGATTATTTTACGAATACTATTATAATGGAGGTGGTGTAGCTGTAGCAGATTTTAATAATGATAATTTAATAGATATTTATTTTGTAAATAGCACAACTACAAATAAATTATATCTAAATGTTGGTAATTTCCAGTTTAATGATGTTACAACAATCGCTAATGCTGGTGGTGGTTATGGATTTGGAACCGGCGTTACTTTAGTAGATATCAATAACGATGGTTTAATGGATATTTACTATTGTAAGTCTGGAAAATTAAAAGATCCTAATAAAAGAAGAAATGAATTATTAGTAAATTTAGGAGTTGACAGTAATGGCAATCCTAAATTTGAAAACCAAGCACAAAAATACGGTTTAGATATCCCCAATTTCACAACACAAGCTACTTTTTTTGATTATGATAAAGACGGCGATTTAGATATGTTTTTACTAAATCATGGTATTGATACCTACGATGAGAATAATTTAAAAAGACTTATTACTCAAAAATCTGAACATAGAGGAAATCGACTTTATAAAAATAATAACGGAAAATTTATTGATGCTACAGAAGAAGCACAAATAATTAATAACATGATTGGTTATGGATTAGGTGTAGGAATTGCAGATTTAAATAACGATGGTTGGCCAGATATATATATAGGTAATGATTTTTCTGAAAAAGATTTTTTATATATCAACAACCAAAATGGTACGTTTAGAGAAGCTTCTCTTGAAGCATTTAAACACATTTCTAATTTTTCTATGGGTAATGATATCGCAGATATAAATAATGATGGTCTTTTAGATATTATGGCAGTTGATATGATGGCAGAAGATAATTTTTCTCAAAAAACGAGTATGAGTGGAATGGCGCCCGAAAAATTTTATAAAAACACGAATCTCGGTTTACACCATCAATATATGTACAATACCCTGCAACTAAATAACGGAATTAGTAAAGAAACAAATACCCCTTTGTTTTCTGAAATAGGACAAATTGCTGGAGTTTCAAGTACAGATTGGAGCTGGGCACCTCTCTTTTTTGATATGAATAACGACGGTAATAAAGATTTATTCGTTTCAAATGGAATAAAAGGTGATTTTAGAAATAACGATTTTGTGAACTATCGAAAAGCAAAACAAGCTGAAGTTATTAAAAATAAAAGTATTGAACCAAAAAGTTATATTGCCGATATTTTATCCAAAATGCCATCTCGTAAAAAGAAAAATTACTTTTATATAAATAATGGAGATTTAACATTTAAAAAAATAGACATAAAGCAAAACCTTACAAACTCTAATGGAGCTGCTTACGCAGATTTTAACAACGATGGTGCCATTGATATCGTAGTGAACAATTCTTCAGGTATCTCTTTTATCTATAAAAATAATGCAACCTCGAACAATTATTTAAAGGTAAAATTAAAAGGGACTAAAAAAAACATGAATGCTTTAGGCGCACGTATTGAATTATATTCAAAATCTAATCAACAAACTATAGAAAATCATTTCACAAGAGGTTTTCAATCGGCTATGGCAGACGCTATTCATTTTGGATTAAATAAAGATGATATAGTAGATAGCTTAAAAGTAATTTGGCCGAATAATAAAGTTCAAATTGTAAAAAAGATCAAACCAAATCAAATAATCACAGTTTCTTACCAAGAAAATAATACGAAAGAAAACTTTAAAAAAATACAGTCTAAAGACTTATTTGTAGATATAACTCGAGAGTGTGGAGTAAATTTTATTCATAAAGAAAATAATTTTAACGACTTTAAAAAAGAAACTCTATTACCACATAGAATGTCTCAGTTAGGCCCTGCATTAGCTGTAGCAGATGTTAATGGAGATGGTTTAGAAGATTTCTTTGTTGGCGGAGCAAAAGGATATACGAGTAATTTATATATACAAGATACGTCCGGAAAATTTTCAAAAAATAGCAGTGCATTTTTTAAAGATAAATCTCACGAAGATGTTGGTGCCATTTTTTTTGATGCGGATAATGATGGAGACAACGATTTATATGTAATAAGTGGAGGCACAGAAGAAAAACCAAATAGTAACTACTACATCGATCGTTTTTATGAAAATACAGGCAAAGGTAATTTTATTAAAAATTCGAACGCGATTCCAAAAATTTTGTCAAGTGGATTAAGCGTTTCTGCTTCCGATTTCGACAATGATGGAGATATAGACCTTTTCGTAGGTGCCAGAGTAAAACCAGGGTTTTATGGCCAGCTTGTTAAAAGTCATTTGTTAGAAAACATTTCTTCAAACGGAAAAATACGTTTTAAAGATGTTACAAATCATAAAATACCAGAAATGATAGAACATAATATGGTAACTGCATCTACGTGGGCAGATATAAATAAAGACGGTCTAAAAGACCTCTTGATTGCCAATGAATGGGGTAACATTGAACTGTTTATAAACAAAAATGGTGTTTTTAAAAACAACTCTGAACAATATGGATTATCAAAACATACTGGTTGGTGGAGTTCTATCGAGGTAAATGATATTGATAATGATGGCGATTTAGATATAATTGCAGGAAATTTAGGCTTAAATTATAAATATAAAGCAAGTTTTGAAAAACCTTTTTTTATGTATATAAATGATTTTGACGATAATAATACCGATGATATTGTTTTAGGTTACAGCCAAGAAGACCAAGTGTATCCATTAAGAGGCAGGCAATGTTCATCTGGACAGATGCCTTTTATAAAGAAAAAATTTAAAACTTACGAAAGCTACGGGTCTGCAACTATAAATGATATTTATGGAGAAAAACTTAAAGAAAGTTTAAAATATACGGCTACATTTTTTGCCTCTGCTTTGTTAGAAAATAAAGGAGATACTTTTAATTTTCAAGCTTTTGAAAACAGAGCACAATTATCGTCTGTAAACAAAATATTAATTGATGATTTTAATAAAGATAAGAACAAAGATATTTTACTCTTAGGCAATATGTATGGTTCTGAAGTTGAAACACCAAGAAACGACGCTAGTTATGGTTTTTTACTTCAAGGAAATAATAGTAATAAATTTAAATCTATTCCTAATAACCTTTCGAATTTATGGGCAGATGGAGACATTAAAAATGCCGAATTTATTTCTATCAATAACTCTAAATCTATTATAATAGCAAGAAACAACGGAAGACTTTCAATTATTAAAATACAATAA
- a CDS encoding LamG-like jellyroll fold domain-containing protein → MKKNKIKISLIVFLTMLCAMSTSVFGQELCTSCECEGESNTKFSVDIGEEGGEMGFSEGEILGAEIEGTVEGSLGVAVDIETEALAAIGVTDLVSGVTGAVGALGFIAFEAFSIFEGERMSQIHYDHNVAKIMHGGDFEFPMIPSMHISVEDLNADSNRFSGMFYLEKHMGSENVLTYLKENKADRHVNEVYNISNFNTHTSYAFSTFKDTITGPEGIKDNVITYKYNVPDFTFYTENNRLYYRYTASWKHKQNYTWNRSYRTYDSDSDDYYTVFHNYKMDTGHSKLFEGEVQVWVARLEEDGTYYTVDGPLLPSTLHVEDVGGRLAIRIKDLSLGRPETPWYLIFNIEKPFHFIGSTFGQYYLGRGRTFPENYDPARSDNRFTLTKTWGPDSDTPGLVTVSHDAALSEEDSVFYPDTDSNDPINPRPGGVSPHTHFEGSLFFVRLLDYQARDTEESIAEKEAQGQEADVNVFPEIYTTSQTQFTSGSVIAPEPGKSNLHFDIPYTIGPKKDIDFIELEVLNHPHTIIIDFKGDVNSETTNVIDAYVNSKTSTNNTLVVKGVNVHYRGTSYEEQHIVNNNIISFGVAGEDASFMLLNVPITGGDLVDVKTFYTNNSFSRKLVKMNAVTNNIVKRGYYHIKESHGIYSPANHFLKTDEEGVKVFKQSTSSQDLKPEWLVEYQADGLYAVMDKNSKKALGIVNGQIGVYNWNPDNEALYWQIEFENKDIRGNYPIKLINSSQQAYLATPGHSVQQGETDLVFNFSKGNTFYLERVSAAEPVYVDKKVWLVNRHNNRVLGGNKRNVAKLEVADNEPITNQKLDIVYSGCLTYAIQATSTKEFLYNDRGLLQWHEDKATVFSLNKLDAASDFFTLISKNQPLFNGQSSATNLSLDTNESPDLTDYRYHFKLSDKGSKIDLLAHYKLDDGSTDSSGNAYNGMPLFGYFNPDYVNDPERGMVAHYSTEDHQVEVPYNFDPNTYEGDLTAEIWMKTNIPQYGKVLFNFSTFRLELVHTQGVELAVKKRNNIGGIYDERTTVSNTGVIDNNWHHFAVVIDTQNRGLVDIKVYLDGKEIINTVKTEIVELQSVANNDTNMFIGHSNYGNVDRTFRGYLDDMKIWSKALSPREIETNYVGSDLLVHYEFNDNAEDASGYKRHGINNGVIYVNDGERGKVAKFDGVDDYIDTNFDFHPDDYEGELTASVWMRTDDWGDAYARLLDADSWSMTRAFRDNGVRFYTYHNNTDGLYYWLKYNPNPLDLNLVNLANNDWHHITIVMQPNGNGATLKEIYIDGSFVGANNVSLPFRKREVKSLIGKWSQDYSKNYKGYIDDVKIWKKALSRSEVYNEYQDTRLNLGENLALNKPATQSSTYTSAEASRAVDGNIDVKYTNNSVTHTNLDAQAWWEVDLGQLADISHIKIFNRLDCCSDRLTNYHIFVSDVPFTSNTLSDTQNQVGVSDYHKTGQASFPTRNDVNRTGRYVRVQLEGTNYLTLAEVQVFGKFVSSLAKFALEIDKGVVNNVEEIPLKDLIIYPNASDGHFNIDFGISKVTDVTYNIYNLSGQLLLSERKVFNRVGNHRWEINASQLSDGIYILETTSDLWKERRRIIIK, encoded by the coding sequence ATGAAAAAAAATAAAATAAAAATTAGTCTCATCGTTTTTTTGACTATGTTATGTGCCATGAGTACTTCAGTCTTCGGGCAGGAACTCTGTACAAGTTGCGAATGTGAAGGAGAATCAAATACGAAGTTTTCAGTTGATATTGGAGAAGAAGGTGGCGAAATGGGTTTTTCCGAAGGAGAAATACTAGGAGCGGAAATAGAAGGAACTGTTGAAGGAAGTCTAGGAGTTGCAGTAGATATAGAAACTGAAGCCTTGGCCGCAATAGGTGTTACAGATTTAGTGTCAGGTGTTACTGGAGCTGTAGGGGCATTGGGGTTTATAGCATTTGAGGCTTTCTCAATATTCGAAGGAGAGCGTATGTCACAAATTCATTATGACCATAATGTAGCAAAGATTATGCACGGAGGAGACTTTGAATTTCCTATGATACCTTCCATGCATATTTCAGTAGAAGACTTAAATGCAGACTCAAACCGTTTTTCCGGAATGTTTTATCTTGAAAAACATATGGGAAGTGAGAACGTGCTTACGTATCTTAAGGAAAATAAAGCAGACCGACATGTAAATGAAGTATATAATATTTCTAATTTCAATACGCATACCTCGTATGCTTTTTCAACGTTTAAAGATACCATTACGGGACCAGAAGGGATAAAGGATAATGTAATTACATATAAGTATAATGTCCCTGATTTTACATTTTATACAGAAAACAACAGACTTTATTATAGATATACTGCTTCGTGGAAACATAAACAGAATTATACATGGAATAGATCCTATCGTACATATGATTCTGATAGTGACGATTATTATACAGTTTTTCATAACTATAAAATGGATACGGGGCATAGTAAGCTTTTTGAAGGAGAGGTACAGGTTTGGGTCGCTAGGTTAGAGGAAGACGGCACGTATTATACAGTAGATGGTCCACTATTACCTAGCACGTTACATGTAGAGGATGTCGGGGGTAGATTAGCAATAAGGATAAAAGACTTATCCCTAGGCAGGCCAGAAACTCCGTGGTATTTAATATTCAATATTGAAAAGCCATTTCATTTTATAGGAAGTACATTTGGACAGTATTACTTAGGAAGAGGTAGGACTTTCCCTGAAAATTATGATCCAGCCAGAAGTGATAACCGATTTACTTTAACCAAAACGTGGGGGCCTGACTCGGACACCCCTGGTTTGGTAACCGTAAGTCATGATGCAGCTCTTAGTGAAGAAGATTCTGTTTTTTACCCGGATACAGATAGTAACGACCCGATTAATCCTAGACCTGGAGGAGTTAGTCCACATACGCATTTTGAGGGTAGTCTATTTTTTGTTAGATTACTTGATTACCAAGCCAGGGATACAGAGGAAAGTATTGCTGAAAAAGAGGCACAGGGTCAGGAAGCAGATGTAAACGTATTCCCTGAGATTTATACTACATCGCAAACGCAGTTTACCTCAGGTTCAGTAATTGCTCCTGAGCCTGGAAAATCGAACCTTCATTTTGATATTCCTTACACAATAGGTCCCAAAAAAGATATCGATTTTATAGAGTTGGAGGTGTTAAATCATCCACATACCATAATTATTGATTTTAAGGGAGATGTAAATAGTGAAACAACAAATGTAATTGATGCATATGTGAATAGTAAAACATCCACAAATAACACGTTGGTAGTTAAAGGAGTTAATGTGCACTATAGGGGGACTTCTTATGAAGAACAACATATTGTTAATAACAATATAATTTCTTTTGGTGTAGCAGGTGAAGATGCTAGCTTTATGCTGTTAAATGTTCCTATAACCGGAGGTGATTTAGTAGATGTTAAAACATTTTATACCAATAATTCTTTTTCCAGAAAATTGGTTAAGATGAATGCCGTGACTAACAATATAGTAAAGCGAGGCTATTACCATATTAAAGAATCCCATGGTATTTATAGCCCTGCAAATCATTTCTTAAAAACAGATGAAGAGGGTGTAAAAGTTTTTAAGCAAAGTACAAGCTCTCAAGATTTAAAACCTGAATGGCTGGTAGAATATCAAGCCGATGGCCTTTATGCTGTTATGGATAAAAATAGTAAGAAAGCATTGGGTATTGTTAACGGTCAGATAGGTGTTTATAACTGGAATCCAGATAATGAAGCATTGTATTGGCAAATAGAATTTGAGAATAAAGATATACGAGGTAATTATCCAATAAAACTTATAAATAGCAGCCAACAAGCCTATTTAGCAACACCAGGACATAGTGTACAACAAGGAGAAACCGATCTTGTTTTCAATTTCAGTAAAGGTAATACGTTTTATTTGGAACGTGTATCAGCTGCAGAGCCTGTTTATGTAGATAAAAAGGTATGGTTGGTCAATAGACATAACAACCGTGTTCTTGGAGGCAATAAAAGGAATGTAGCCAAATTAGAGGTAGCTGATAATGAGCCGATTACAAATCAAAAGCTCGATATAGTATACAGTGGTTGTTTAACCTATGCTATACAAGCTACAAGTACCAAAGAATTCTTGTACAATGATAGGGGTTTACTGCAATGGCATGAGGACAAGGCTACTGTATTTTCATTGAATAAGTTAGACGCAGCAAGTGATTTCTTTACATTAATATCAAAAAACCAGCCCCTTTTTAACGGGCAGTCTTCAGCTACTAATTTAAGTTTAGACACCAATGAATCGCCTGATTTGACAGACTATAGATACCATTTCAAATTATCGGATAAAGGCAGTAAGATAGATTTATTGGCACATTATAAACTAGATGATGGCTCAACGGACAGTTCGGGAAATGCCTATAATGGCATGCCTCTTTTCGGATATTTTAATCCAGACTATGTTAACGATCCAGAAAGAGGTATGGTTGCCCATTATAGTACAGAGGATCATCAAGTTGAAGTCCCATATAACTTTGATCCCAACACCTATGAAGGTGATTTAACAGCTGAAATTTGGATGAAAACCAACATCCCGCAATATGGAAAAGTACTATTTAATTTTTCGACATTTAGATTGGAACTTGTACATACACAAGGGGTAGAATTAGCTGTAAAAAAGAGAAATAATATAGGAGGGATTTATGATGAAAGAACAACAGTATCTAACACAGGGGTAATTGACAACAATTGGCATCATTTTGCCGTAGTTATTGATACCCAAAATAGAGGTTTAGTCGATATAAAAGTATATCTTGACGGAAAAGAAATTATAAATACAGTTAAAACAGAGATCGTAGAGCTTCAATCAGTTGCCAATAACGATACCAATATGTTTATTGGACATTCCAACTATGGCAATGTAGATAGAACATTTAGAGGCTATCTTGATGATATGAAAATTTGGAGCAAAGCACTAAGCCCACGAGAAATTGAAACCAATTATGTTGGTTCGGATTTATTGGTGCATTACGAGTTTAACGACAATGCAGAAGACGCATCAGGTTATAAACGTCACGGAATCAATAACGGGGTTATCTACGTAAATGATGGGGAGCGCGGTAAAGTAGCAAAATTTGATGGTGTTGACGATTATATAGATACGAACTTTGATTTCCATCCAGATGATTATGAAGGCGAGTTAACTGCTTCTGTTTGGATGAGAACCGATGATTGGGGTGATGCCTATGCCCGTCTTTTAGATGCAGATTCTTGGTCCATGACCAGAGCTTTTAGAGATAACGGGGTCCGTTTTTATACTTATCATAATAATACGGATGGACTCTATTATTGGTTAAAATACAATCCTAACCCTCTTGATTTGAACTTAGTAAACTTAGCAAATAACGATTGGCATCATATTACCATAGTTATGCAACCTAATGGCAATGGAGCTACTTTAAAAGAAATCTATATTGATGGTTCTTTTGTAGGTGCAAATAATGTTAGCCTTCCATTTAGAAAAAGAGAGGTAAAATCATTAATTGGTAAGTGGTCCCAAGATTATAGTAAAAACTATAAAGGTTATATCGATGATGTAAAGATTTGGAAGAAAGCACTAAGTAGATCGGAAGTGTATAACGAGTATCAAGACACACGCTTAAATCTTGGGGAGAATTTAGCCTTGAACAAACCAGCTACGCAATCCTCTACTTATACTTCTGCTGAGGCTTCCAGAGCTGTTGATGGAAACATTGATGTAAAATATACCAACAACTCGGTAACCCATACAAATTTAGATGCTCAAGCTTGGTGGGAAGTAGATTTAGGCCAACTGGCAGACATTAGTCACATAAAAATTTTTAATCGTTTAGATTGTTGCTCTGACCGATTAACCAATTATCACATTTTTGTTTCTGATGTCCCTTTTACCAGTAATACCCTGTCGGATACTCAAAACCAAGTTGGCGTGAGTGATTATCATAAAACTGGACAAGCCAGTTTCCCGACTAGAAATGATGTTAACCGCACTGGGCGTTATGTGCGTGTTCAATTAGAAGGAACTAATTATTTAACTTTAGCAGAAGTACAGGTATTTGGAAAATTTGTTTCTAGCTTAGCCAAATTTGCCTTAGAGATAGATAAGGGAGTGGTAAATAATGTTGAAGAAATACCTCTAAAGGATTTGATAATTTATCCGAATGCCTCTGATGGACATTTCAATATTGATTTTGGCATTTCCAAAGTAACCGATGTTACCTATAATATTTATAATCTTTCTGGTCAACTTTTATTATCAGAAAGAAAAGTCTTTAACAGGGTAGGTAATCACAGATGGGAAATTAATGCAAGTCAGTTATCGGACGGGATTTATATTTTAGAAACGACTTCTGATCTATGGAAGGAAAGAAGACGAATAATAATAAAATAA
- a CDS encoding RagB/SusD family nutrient uptake outer membrane protein — MKNIKILFSILSLSIILISCDSDSIELEPQGSISSEIVFKDPAFAEAFLNAIYNNIPNGYSRGWYMLASATDDAENSYPWPASNTIFNTANITPNNSRFNGLWNNSYFQIRRLNNFIKNYDQLEGTDPVKNRLKAEAHFLRGYFYSLLLRTFGGVPIITVPQELTDDLLVSRNTEEETLAFIISELDTSADLFANASERSSTRGSWDAAMALKGRVLLYQGKYSESAIASKKVLDNTSKTLDSDYESVFVTDGASEVIFDTQFSDPDKIHWANLFNTPKSSTSISGWGGTGPTQNLIDQYEMKDTGLLPEEAGSGYDSSKPYEGRDPRFEASILYDGVEWKGQTWEFRPEGNASIASSGDWTRTGYGMRKMIQEDRNHNERSTQHWIHLRLAEVYLNYAEALIEAGTNLDLAVDAINTVRNRVSMPPISLTNQSELRKRVKRERRIELAFEEHRFWDIRRWGIAGNSEVLTIYRVDMDTDGNLINDGKEIWETRSWNDANYKFPIPQGEMDKNPNLTQNPGYE; from the coding sequence ATGAAAAATATTAAAATATTATTTTCTATACTTTCGTTAAGTATCATTCTAATTTCGTGTGATAGTGATTCTATAGAATTAGAACCTCAAGGCAGTATTTCTTCAGAGATAGTATTTAAAGATCCAGCTTTTGCTGAAGCTTTTTTAAATGCAATATACAATAACATACCTAATGGGTATTCAAGAGGATGGTATATGTTGGCCTCAGCTACTGATGATGCTGAGAATTCATATCCTTGGCCAGCTTCAAATACTATTTTCAATACTGCAAACATTACCCCTAACAATTCTCGTTTTAATGGTTTATGGAACAATTCTTACTTTCAAATAAGAAGGTTAAATAACTTTATTAAAAATTACGATCAACTAGAAGGTACAGATCCAGTAAAAAATAGATTAAAAGCAGAAGCACATTTCTTAAGAGGGTATTTTTACTCATTACTGTTAAGAACCTTTGGAGGAGTTCCTATTATTACTGTTCCTCAAGAGTTAACAGATGACTTATTAGTTTCAAGAAATACTGAAGAAGAAACATTAGCATTTATCATATCTGAATTAGATACATCTGCAGATCTTTTTGCAAATGCTTCTGAACGATCTTCTACAAGAGGATCTTGGGATGCTGCAATGGCATTAAAAGGACGTGTACTTCTATACCAAGGCAAATATAGTGAATCTGCAATTGCCTCTAAAAAAGTATTAGACAACACTTCAAAAACACTTGATAGTGATTATGAGAGTGTATTTGTTACAGACGGTGCATCTGAAGTAATTTTCGACACTCAATTTAGTGATCCAGATAAAATACATTGGGCAAACTTATTTAATACCCCAAAATCTTCAACTTCTATATCTGGATGGGGAGGTACAGGACCAACACAAAACTTAATAGACCAATATGAGATGAAAGATACTGGTTTATTACCAGAAGAAGCAGGTTCTGGCTATGATTCTAGTAAACCATATGAAGGAAGAGACCCAAGATTTGAAGCCTCGATTTTATATGATGGAGTTGAATGGAAGGGGCAAACATGGGAATTTAGACCAGAAGGAAATGCAAGTATTGCATCTAGTGGCGATTGGACTAGAACTGGATATGGAATGAGAAAAATGATTCAAGAAGACAGAAACCATAATGAGCGTAGTACACAACATTGGATTCATCTTAGATTAGCAGAAGTATATTTAAATTATGCAGAAGCCTTAATTGAAGCCGGTACAAATTTAGATTTGGCCGTAGATGCAATAAATACTGTTAGAAACAGAGTAAGTATGCCACCTATTTCTTTAACTAATCAATCGGAATTAAGAAAAAGAGTAAAACGAGAACGTAGAATTGAACTTGCTTTTGAAGAGCATCGTTTTTGGGATATAAGGCGATGGGGAATAGCAGGAAATAGTGAAGTTTTAACTATTTACAGAGTAGATATGGATACCGATGGTAACCTAATAAATGATGGAAAAGAAATTTGGGAAACCAGAAGTTGGAACGACGCAAATTATAAATTTCCTATTCCACAAGGAGAGATGGATAAAAACCCTAATTTAACTCAAAATCCAGGCTACGAATAG
- a CDS encoding IS630 family transposase gives MCQQAVKEKRDSYKSINLYFQDESRFGMFTKNGRALTVKGVKPICPFQQVFKSTYLFGAFSPITGDKFLLEYPNCNADIFELFLNELSKENPTELKVMVVDNAAFHKAKKIKIPDNIVLIFQPPYSPEVNPAEQIWAWYNYLFLWFNSQIPLN, from the coding sequence ATCTGCCAACAAGCCGTAAAAGAAAAACGAGATTCTTACAAAAGCATCAATCTTTATTTTCAAGATGAGAGTCGTTTTGGGATGTTTACCAAAAATGGGCGCGCTTTAACAGTGAAAGGCGTTAAGCCAATTTGCCCTTTTCAACAGGTGTTTAAATCGACCTATCTCTTTGGTGCATTTTCTCCAATTACCGGGGATAAGTTTTTACTGGAATACCCAAACTGTAATGCCGATATTTTTGAGTTGTTTTTGAATGAATTATCCAAAGAAAATCCAACCGAACTTAAAGTCATGGTAGTGGACAATGCGGCTTTTCATAAGGCTAAGAAAATTAAAATTCCTGATAATATCGTCTTAATATTTCAACCTCCATACTCTCCAGAAGTAAACCCTGCAGAACAAATATGGGCTTGGTATAACTACTTGTTTTTATGGTTTAATAGCCAAATACCCCTAAACTAA